One Dunckerocampus dactyliophorus isolate RoL2022-P2 chromosome 18, RoL_Ddac_1.1, whole genome shotgun sequence genomic region harbors:
- the mmd gene encoding monocyte to macrophage differentiation factor isoform X3 gives MKSAHSLQRFMNRRPSANCRYQPTCYEHAANCYTHAFLIAPALVGMALLHRLSDTQWQRMTAWVYGLGLCALFLVSTVFHVITWKKSHMREVEHCFHMCDRVVIYVFIAASYTPWLNLRELGPLAAHMRWFVWLMAAAGTIYVFNYHEKYKVVELAFYLTMGFFPASVVTSMNNTEGLHELACGGLIYCLGVVFFKSDGVIPFAHAIWHVFVALAAAVHYYAIWKYLFKPSAADALPHS, from the exons ATGAAGAGCGCGCATAGCTTGCAGAG GTTCATGAACAGGCGTCCCTCCGCCAACTGTCGCTACCAGCCTACCTGCTACGAGCACGCCGCCAACTGCTACACGCATGCA TTCCTGATCGCGCCCGCCTTGGTGGGCATGGCGCTGCTGCACCGCCTGTCAGACACCCAGTGGCAGCGCATGACGGCGTGGGTGTACGGCCTGGGCCTGTGCGCCCTCTTCCTGGTCTCCACCGTCTTCCACGTCATTACCTGGAAGAAAAGTCACATGAG GGAGGTGGAGCACTGCTTCCACATGTGCGACAGGGTGGTCATCTACGTCTTCATCGCCGCCTCCTACACGCCGTG GCTGAACCTGCGAGAACTGGGCCCCCTCGCTGCTCACATGCGCTGGTTTGTGTGGCTGATGGCGGCCGCCGGGACCATCTACGTCTTCAACTACCATGAAAA GTACAAAGTGGTGGAGTTGGCCTTCTACTTGACGATGGGATTCTTCCCAGCATCGGTGGTCACCTCCATG AACAACACGGAGGGTCTTCACGAGCTGGCGTGTGGCGGCCTCATCTACTGCCTGGGCGTGGTCTTCTTCAAGAGTGACGGCGTCATCCCCTTCGCCCACGCCATCTGGCACGTGTTTGTGGCGCTGGCGGCCGCCGTGCACTACTACGCCATCTGGAAGTACCTTTTCAAGCCCTCCGCCGCCGACGCCCTCCCCCACTCGTGA
- the mmd gene encoding monocyte to macrophage differentiation factor isoform X2 — MSCSSLCCCRQQDAAMKSAHSLQRFMNRRPSANCRYQPTCYEHAANCYTHAFLIAPALVGMALLHRLSDTQWQRMTAWVYGLGLCALFLVSTVFHVITWKKSHMREVEHCFHMCDRVVIYVFIAASYTPWLNLRELGPLAAHMRWFVWLMAAAGTIYVFNYHEKYKVVELAFYLTMGFFPASVVTSMNNTEGLHELACGGLIYCLGVVFFKSDGVIPFAHAIWHVFVALAAAVHYYAIWKYLFKPSAADALPHS; from the exons ATGAGTTG CTCCTCGCTGTGCTGCTGCAGACAACAAGACGCAGCCATGAAGAGCGCGCATAGCTTGCAGAG GTTCATGAACAGGCGTCCCTCCGCCAACTGTCGCTACCAGCCTACCTGCTACGAGCACGCCGCCAACTGCTACACGCATGCA TTCCTGATCGCGCCCGCCTTGGTGGGCATGGCGCTGCTGCACCGCCTGTCAGACACCCAGTGGCAGCGCATGACGGCGTGGGTGTACGGCCTGGGCCTGTGCGCCCTCTTCCTGGTCTCCACCGTCTTCCACGTCATTACCTGGAAGAAAAGTCACATGAG GGAGGTGGAGCACTGCTTCCACATGTGCGACAGGGTGGTCATCTACGTCTTCATCGCCGCCTCCTACACGCCGTG GCTGAACCTGCGAGAACTGGGCCCCCTCGCTGCTCACATGCGCTGGTTTGTGTGGCTGATGGCGGCCGCCGGGACCATCTACGTCTTCAACTACCATGAAAA GTACAAAGTGGTGGAGTTGGCCTTCTACTTGACGATGGGATTCTTCCCAGCATCGGTGGTCACCTCCATG AACAACACGGAGGGTCTTCACGAGCTGGCGTGTGGCGGCCTCATCTACTGCCTGGGCGTGGTCTTCTTCAAGAGTGACGGCGTCATCCCCTTCGCCCACGCCATCTGGCACGTGTTTGTGGCGCTGGCGGCCGCCGTGCACTACTACGCCATCTGGAAGTACCTTTTCAAGCCCTCCGCCGCCGACGCCCTCCCCCACTCGTGA
- the mmd gene encoding monocyte to macrophage differentiation factor isoform X1, with amino-acid sequence MLFRRTLRRDAATGLSSSLCCCRQQDAAMKSAHSLQRFMNRRPSANCRYQPTCYEHAANCYTHAFLIAPALVGMALLHRLSDTQWQRMTAWVYGLGLCALFLVSTVFHVITWKKSHMREVEHCFHMCDRVVIYVFIAASYTPWLNLRELGPLAAHMRWFVWLMAAAGTIYVFNYHEKYKVVELAFYLTMGFFPASVVTSMNNTEGLHELACGGLIYCLGVVFFKSDGVIPFAHAIWHVFVALAAAVHYYAIWKYLFKPSAADALPHS; translated from the exons ATGTTGTTTAGACGCACACTTCGTCGGGACGCTGCCACGGGATTAAG CTCCTCGCTGTGCTGCTGCAGACAACAAGACGCAGCCATGAAGAGCGCGCATAGCTTGCAGAG GTTCATGAACAGGCGTCCCTCCGCCAACTGTCGCTACCAGCCTACCTGCTACGAGCACGCCGCCAACTGCTACACGCATGCA TTCCTGATCGCGCCCGCCTTGGTGGGCATGGCGCTGCTGCACCGCCTGTCAGACACCCAGTGGCAGCGCATGACGGCGTGGGTGTACGGCCTGGGCCTGTGCGCCCTCTTCCTGGTCTCCACCGTCTTCCACGTCATTACCTGGAAGAAAAGTCACATGAG GGAGGTGGAGCACTGCTTCCACATGTGCGACAGGGTGGTCATCTACGTCTTCATCGCCGCCTCCTACACGCCGTG GCTGAACCTGCGAGAACTGGGCCCCCTCGCTGCTCACATGCGCTGGTTTGTGTGGCTGATGGCGGCCGCCGGGACCATCTACGTCTTCAACTACCATGAAAA GTACAAAGTGGTGGAGTTGGCCTTCTACTTGACGATGGGATTCTTCCCAGCATCGGTGGTCACCTCCATG AACAACACGGAGGGTCTTCACGAGCTGGCGTGTGGCGGCCTCATCTACTGCCTGGGCGTGGTCTTCTTCAAGAGTGACGGCGTCATCCCCTTCGCCCACGCCATCTGGCACGTGTTTGTGGCGCTGGCGGCCGCCGTGCACTACTACGCCATCTGGAAGTACCTTTTCAAGCCCTCCGCCGCCGACGCCCTCCCCCACTCGTGA
- the LOC129170731 gene encoding small integral membrane protein 36-like, translated as MGFLENYQEIDPVTLNLCILIASYVILLLVFLISCIMYDCRGKDPTKEYAPDPQPSQSPIRLVVMQSSPAPVGRWDTASMITTYHEPSHADFREKKSTMV; from the coding sequence ATGGGCTTCCTGGAGAACTACCAGGAGATCGACCCGGTCACGCTGAATCTCTGCATCCTGATCGCCAGCTACGTCATCCTGCTGCTGGTCTTCCTCATCTCGTGTATCATGTACGACTGCCGCGGCAAGGACCCCACCAAGGAGTACGCCCCCGACCCCCAGCCCAGCCAGTCCCCCATTCGCCTGGTGGTCATGCAGAGCTCTCCGGCCCCCGTGGGGCGCTGGGACACGGCCAGCATGATCACCACCTACCACGAGCCCTCGCACGCCGACTTCAGGGAGAAGAAGAGCACCATGGTCTGA